A single Aspergillus puulaauensis MK2 DNA, chromosome 7, nearly complete sequence DNA region contains:
- a CDS encoding uncharacterized protein (COG:S;~EggNog:ENOG410PM4Z;~InterPro:IPR007400;~PFAM:PF04303) — MTATEVVTKTRRLTRHALPCVLMRAGTSKGLFIHREDLPARETDWAPHLVSALGSRGNDPRQIDGIGGGSSTTSKVAVVRRSQRPDADIDWTFVQVAVGKESIDLTGTCGNMTSGVAPFALQEGLVKPLQGQTKMDIRIYNTNTDRIVIETVALDGTGDYEEDGNFIIPGVNTPGSEVKCKFVNPVGSMTGQLFPSAGQQQQILRVQPGSLIPNEEPFDVRVTLIDSANPFVLIDTTSIQTTLLATIPSDSARNALVESIRRAGAVAMGLATDMETAGRTRGTPKAALVYPPSFTKDSDNPDIRVQAYSMGLPHPSLQLTGAVTVAVALSYPDTIVAALSTMGAMVNGVSPPTPEQSPPPEDRKKGLGPEREVLIEHSKGTINVDVTMEEHGGVASCAVSRTARRLFEGKVRYYVQEDDI, encoded by the exons ATGACGGCCACTGAAGTGGTCACCAAGACGCGGCGGCTTACCCGCCATGCTCTTCCATGTGTCCTCATGCGTGCAGGCACGTCGAAGGGATTGTTCATACACAGGGAAGACCTTCCAGCAAGAGAAACTGACTGGGCACCTCATCTGGTCTCTGCTCTGGGGTCACGAGGGAACGACCCTCGACAGATAGACGGGATTGGGGGAGGCagttcaacaacatccaaagTTGCAGTGGTTCGTCGCTCGCAGAGACCGGACGCCGATATTGATTGGACTTTTGTTCAAGTTGCTGTGGGCAAAGAGTCAATAGATCTAACCGGTACTTGCGGTAACATGACCTCAGGGGTGGCACCATTTGCACTTCAGGAAGGTCTTGTAAAACCTCTGCAAGGACAGACAAAG ATGGATATCAGAATTTACAACACCAATACGGATCGAATAGTGATAGAGACCGTCGCGCTAGACGGTACAGGAGActacgaagaagatggcaacTTCATAATCCCTGGCGTCAACACACCAGGAAGCGAAGTCAAGTGCAAATTCGTCAATCCCGTCGGCAGTATGACAGGGCAGCTGTTCCCTTCCGCGGgccagcaacagcaaataCTCCGCGTACAGCCAGGCTCACTCATTCCCAATGAAGAGCCTTTTGACGTTCGCGTGACTCTCATAGACTCAGCCAACcccttcgtcctcatcgatACAACTTCCATACAAACGACACTCCTCGCAACAATCCCATCTGATTCTGCCCGGAATGCACTCGTAGAGTCCATCCGTCGCGCCGGCGCAGTGGCTATGGGATTGGCAACAGATATGGAGACCGCCGGTAGAACCCGCGGTACGCCCAAGGCCGCACTCGTGTACCCTCCGTCATTCACCAAGGATTCCGACAACCCAGATATCCGGGTGCAGGCATACTCAATGGGACTGCCGCATCCTAGCCTACAGCTTACAGGGGCAGTGACTGTTGCTGTCGCGCTGAGTTACCCTGACACAATCGTTGCGGCCCTCTCCACTATGGGTGCCATGGTGAACGGGGTCTCTCCGCCGACCCCTGAGCAGTCGCCGCCTCCGGAGGACAGAAAGAAGGGGCTTGGGCCGGAACGTGAAGTATTGATTGAACACAGTAAAGGGACCATCAACGTGGATGTCACGATGGAGGAGCATGGAGGCGTAGCTAGCTGTGCAGTCTCACGGACTGCGAGAAGGTTATTTGAGGGGAAGGTCAGGTATTACGTGCAAGAGGATgatatatag
- a CDS encoding uncharacterized protein (COG:S;~EggNog:ENOG410PGDR;~InterPro:IPR036864,IPR007219,IPR001138;~PFAM:PF00172,PF04082;~go_function: GO:0000981 - DNA-binding transcription factor activity, RNA polymerase II-specific [Evidence IEA];~go_function: GO:0003677 - DNA binding [Evidence IEA];~go_function: GO:0008270 - zinc ion binding [Evidence IEA];~go_process: GO:0006351 - transcription, DNA-templated [Evidence IEA];~go_process: GO:0006355 - regulation of transcription, DNA-templated [Evidence IEA]) — protein sequence MEAIHGSKSAVSPQTPVRSRRRRAPEACSFCRRRKIKCNNERPVCINCRTYAQDCVYEPVAERAREAGRGRHERSRHRRTLDGSVSNTDKDRSPHPHSLPGSDGCEGRSVDEVVGSGSRSNGGIDRISAPGPAEAGVARILVSANGVSSYHGRTSALFEDQAQERLTAADDRPRMADDWVERGLVAEAAKQRQMEEMNFRQGKLDFDGVDPDLGMHLLSLHWNRQHHSFLITYRPAFMRDMACDGPYFSRLLLNAIYFGAAKFSPRLEVRKDPNDVRTAGWRYRERVRELLGGALDRSDVTTIQALLVMTNSLFALGDERSAAWLYSGLAFRMLIDLGMHVDLTSTRRFSDEDLEIRRRVFWAAFVVDKVQSLYQGRPVSLKETDALVPIKFLDTYEELEHWQPFAYSISAPDYRGMPAYSTSTFTFLCKLSLTMSDILSSIYTERSSNQSPSELASMLNELQLKLDQWQESLPKHLQFDPGKTHSVAFPPPHVSSLHAMHNSLVILLHRPFVADGHLYSTSPSISVDSFMKCASAASNISNLLRAYHRAFSVRRAPYLISYATYVAATILTRIAARRRNDSTAHSNLATCLAVFEENQETNSAVRKAAKIVHSLMKKLGVVIDSVSLDALEMNPPIRMSERDPQSNHVPVHANRNYQTSTANEANNDASIGNMTEPTDTTTHNPSPGSDWVDIDGIIQSFLQENSDRGARLADYDPDSVPTQLSRTPWFPLQQGNPQPQVSINNDVAFGNQVASRPGIEGYNGLQTEETARTYQQQRGGRPTSYESVLLDDPLFGFNGSSMDSFPFTDW from the exons ATCAAATGCAACAATGAGCGGCCTGTATGTATCAATTGCAGGACATATGCACAGGATTGTGTTTATGAGCCCGTTGCCGAGAGGGCTCGAGAGGCGGGCCGTGGTCGTCATGAACGATCCAGGCATCGCAGAACCTTGGATGGGAGCGTCTCGAACACCGACAAGGATAGAAGCCCCCATCCACACTCGCTACCGGGAAGTGATGGTTGCGAGGGACGTTCTGTAGATGAAGTAGTCGGCTCGGGTAGCCGTTCTAATGGAGGTATCGACCGAATCAGCGCACCCGGGCCGGCCGAAGCTGGAGTTGCTCGCATTTTGGTTTCAGCGAACGGGGTATCTAGTTATCACGGCCGCACTAGCGCATTGTTTGAGGACCAGGCACAGGAAAGACTGACTGCGGCGGATGATCGCCCTCGGATGGCAGATGACTGGGTAGAACGGGGTCTTGTTGCCGAAGCAGCAAAGCAAC GCCAGATGGAGGAAATGAATTTTCGCCAGGGTAAACTCGACTTCGATGGCGTTGATCCAGATCTGGGGATGCATCTGTTGTCGCTTCATTGGAATCGCCAGCATCATTCGTTTCTCATAACTTACCGACCGGCATTCATGCGGGACATGGCTTGTGATGGTCCCTACTTCTCCAGGCTGCTTCTCAACGCCATTTATTTCGGAGCTGCTAAATTCAGTCCCAGGCTGGAGGTTCGCAAGGATCCCAACGACGTCCGAACCGCCGGTTGGAGGTATCGTGAACGAGTCCGCGAACTCCTAGGTGGAGCACTGGACCGTAGTGATGTTACAACAATCCAGGCATTGCTTGTAATGACAAATTCGCTCTTTGCCTTGGGAGACGAAAGGAGCGCCGCATGGTTATATTCTGGCCTGGCGTTCCGGATGTTGATTGACTTGGGAATGCATGTCGATTTGACAAGTACACGCAGGTTCTCAGATGAGGACTTGGAAATCCGCAGGCGGGTTTTTTGGGCTGCATTTG TTGTGGACAAGGTCCAGAGCCTTTATCAAGGCCGCCCAGTCAGCCTCAAGGAGACAGATGCTCTTGTACCTATCAAGTTCCTGGATACCTACGAGGAACTAGAGCATTGGCAGCCATTTGCGTATTCAATCTCCGCCCCAGATTACCGTGGAATGCCGGCGTATAGCACGTCTACTTTCACCTTCCTATGCAAACTCTCGCTCACCATGAGTGACATTCTAAGTTCCATATACACCGAGCGCAGTTCCAATCAGAGTCCGTCTGAGCTAGCAAGTATGCTAAACGAGCTGCAGCTTAAGCTAGATCAGTGGCAGGAGTCATTACCAAAACATCTACAATTTGACCCAGGGAAAACTCACAGTGTGGCCTTCCCACCACCTCATGTATCTAGTCTACA TGCTATGCATAATTCGCTTGTCATTCTGTTGCACCGTCCTTTTGTGGCAGACGGGCATCTATACAGCACATCACCATCGATCTCGGTTGATTCCTTTATGAAGTGCGCCTCGGCCGCATCAAATATCAGCAATCTGCTGCGTGCTTACCATCGTGCATTCTCTGTCCGACGCGCACCTTACCTCATATCATATGCGACTTATGTCGCTGCCACAATCCTCACCAGAATCGCAGCTAGACGTAGAAATGATTCAACGGCACACTCAAACCTTGCGACCTGTCTTGCTGTTTTCGAAGAAAACCAAGAGACGAACTCGGCTGTCAGAAAGGCCGCCAAGATTGTGCATAGCCTTATGAAGAAACTTGGGGTTGTTATAGATAGTGTCTCACTCGACGCTCTAGAAATGAACCCGCCTATAAGGATGTCCGAGCGAGATCCGCAATCGAACCATGTCCCTGTCCATGCGAACAGGAACTACCAGACGAGCACCGCTAACGAAGCCAACAACGACGCATCTATTGGGAACATGACGGAACCGACTGACACCACAACTCACAATCCGTCTCCCGGGTCAGACTGGGTAGATATAGATGGCATTATTCAAAGCTTTCTGCAAGAGAATAGTGATCGCGGAGCTAGACTGGCAGACTACGATCCTGACAGCGTTCCCACCCAGCTTTCGAGGACCCCATGGTTCCCACTGCAGCAAGGGAACCCTCAACCACAAGTTTCAATCAACAATGACGTTGCGTTTGGAAATCAGGTCGCTTCCCGCCCGGGTATAGAGGGCTATAACGGACTCCAGACAGAGGAAACTGCCAGAACatatcagcagcagcgtggCGGGCGGCCAACAAGTTACGAGTCCGTCTTGCTGGATGATCCACTGTTTGGGTTCAACGGCTCCTCAATGGATAGCTTCCCGTTCACAGACTGGTGA